One window of the Dryobates pubescens isolate bDryPub1 chromosome 13, bDryPub1.pri, whole genome shotgun sequence genome contains the following:
- the PROC gene encoding vitamin K-dependent protein C isoform X2 — translation MLFHTEQSSDSCCRMWKLVTIGVLLAVCSSQVCSTSIFYSNRDANQVLKIQKRANSFLEELKPGSMERECVEERCDFEEASEIFETREATLNFWSKYVDGDQCDPQPCSNGICKDNIGTFSCICNKGWEGVLCNYETKYTNCSVNNGGCDHFCKDDPVNQCRSCSCASGYQLMNDDTSCKPVGKFHRLRTEAEEQTIWVDKCVSHENYTKETSDNDIAMLHLAEPVMYNKYMLPICLPTRDLAEQELTRSGKQMVVTGWGSTADDNHSYSTLLSYIEIPIVPRNECAQVMRFTISDNMLCAGSLGDRQDSCTGDSGGPMVTKYQDTWFLVGLVSWGEGCGRKDKFGVYTKVSQYLEWIQHHINEMSAYLKG, via the exons ATGCTGTTTCACACTGAACAAAGCA GTGactcctgctgcaggatgtgGAAGCTTGTCACTATAGGGGTACTGTTGGCAGTCTGCTCTTCACAAGTCTGTAGTACCTCAA TATTTTACAGTAATAGAGATGCAAACCAAGTCCTGAAAATCCAGAAGCGGGCAAACTCTTTTCTGGAGGAGCTCAAGCCGGGCTCCATGGAACGGGAGTGCGTTGAGGAGCGGTGTGACTTTGAGGAGGCCAGTGAGATATTTGAAACCAGGGAAGCAACa CTAAATTTTTGGAGCAAGTATGTAG ATGGAGATCAGTGTGACCCACAGCCTTGTTCCAACGGGATCTGCAAGGACAATATTGGAACATTTTCCTGCATCTGTAacaaaggctgggagggggttttGTGCAATTATG AGACCAAATACACCAACTGTTCTGTCAATAATGGAGGATGTGACCATTTCTGTAAGGATGACCCTGTCAACCAGTGCCGCTCTTGCAGCTGTGCATCTGGGTATCAGCTGATGAATGATGATACCAGTTGCAAGCCTGTAG GTAAATTCCACCGTCTCCGCactgaggcagaggagcaaactATTTGGGTTGATAAATGTGTGAGCCATGAGAATTACACCAAGGAGACCTCTGACAACGACATCGCCATGCTGCACCTGGCTGAGCCCGTGATGTACAACAAATACATGCTCCCCATCTGCCTCCCCACCCGtgacctggcagagcaggagctgacaaGAAGTGGGAAGCAGATGGTGGTAACTGGCTGGGGCAGCACGGCTGACGATAACCACAGTTACTCTACGCTCCTCAGTTACATTGAAATCCCCATTGTTCCCCGCAatgagtgtgcccaggtgatgAGATTTACCATCTCTGACAAcatgctgtgtgctggcagcttAGGGGACAGACAGGATTCCTGCACTGGGGACAGTGGAGGCCCTATGGTCACTAAATATCAGGACACTTGGTTTTTGGTAGGACTGGTGAGCTGGGGCGAAGGCTGCGGGAGAAAGGACAAATTTGGAGTCTACACCAAAGTTAGTCAGTATCTTGAGTGGATCCAGCACCATATAAATGAGATGTCAGCTTATTTGAAAGGTTGA
- the PROC gene encoding vitamin K-dependent protein C isoform X1: MLFHTEQSSDSCCRMWKLVTIGVLLAVCSSQVCSTSIFYSNRDANQVLKIQKRANSFLEELKPGSMERECVEERCDFEEASEIFETREATLNFWSKYVDGDQCDPQPCSNGICKDNIGTFSCICNKGWEGVLCNYETKYTNCSVNNGGCDHFCKDDPVNQCRSCSCASGYQLMNDDTSCKPVVEFPCGIVKMEDMEPKAAFNIRLIEGKGGRRGGSPWQVMLQNSKGKFLCGGVLIHPSWVLTAAHCTEAGERLKVKLGKFHRLRTEAEEQTIWVDKCVSHENYTKETSDNDIAMLHLAEPVMYNKYMLPICLPTRDLAEQELTRSGKQMVVTGWGSTADDNHSYSTLLSYIEIPIVPRNECAQVMRFTISDNMLCAGSLGDRQDSCTGDSGGPMVTKYQDTWFLVGLVSWGEGCGRKDKFGVYTKVSQYLEWIQHHINEMSAYLKG, translated from the exons ATGCTGTTTCACACTGAACAAAGCA GTGactcctgctgcaggatgtgGAAGCTTGTCACTATAGGGGTACTGTTGGCAGTCTGCTCTTCACAAGTCTGTAGTACCTCAA TATTTTACAGTAATAGAGATGCAAACCAAGTCCTGAAAATCCAGAAGCGGGCAAACTCTTTTCTGGAGGAGCTCAAGCCGGGCTCCATGGAACGGGAGTGCGTTGAGGAGCGGTGTGACTTTGAGGAGGCCAGTGAGATATTTGAAACCAGGGAAGCAACa CTAAATTTTTGGAGCAAGTATGTAG ATGGAGATCAGTGTGACCCACAGCCTTGTTCCAACGGGATCTGCAAGGACAATATTGGAACATTTTCCTGCATCTGTAacaaaggctgggagggggttttGTGCAATTATG AGACCAAATACACCAACTGTTCTGTCAATAATGGAGGATGTGACCATTTCTGTAAGGATGACCCTGTCAACCAGTGCCGCTCTTGCAGCTGTGCATCTGGGTATCAGCTGATGAATGATGATACCAGTTGCAAGCCTGTAG TGGAATTCCCCTGTGGAATAGTGAAAATGGAAGACATGGAACCCAAAGCAGCATTCAATATTCGGCTCAttgagggaaaaggaggaagaaggggaggcagcccttggcag gttATGCTGCAAAATAGCAAAGGGAAATTTCTCTGTGGGGGTGTTCTCATCCATCCATCTTGGGTCCTAACAGCAGCACACTGCActgaggcaggagagaggctCAAAGTAAAACTtg GTAAATTCCACCGTCTCCGCactgaggcagaggagcaaactATTTGGGTTGATAAATGTGTGAGCCATGAGAATTACACCAAGGAGACCTCTGACAACGACATCGCCATGCTGCACCTGGCTGAGCCCGTGATGTACAACAAATACATGCTCCCCATCTGCCTCCCCACCCGtgacctggcagagcaggagctgacaaGAAGTGGGAAGCAGATGGTGGTAACTGGCTGGGGCAGCACGGCTGACGATAACCACAGTTACTCTACGCTCCTCAGTTACATTGAAATCCCCATTGTTCCCCGCAatgagtgtgcccaggtgatgAGATTTACCATCTCTGACAAcatgctgtgtgctggcagcttAGGGGACAGACAGGATTCCTGCACTGGGGACAGTGGAGGCCCTATGGTCACTAAATATCAGGACACTTGGTTTTTGGTAGGACTGGTGAGCTGGGGCGAAGGCTGCGGGAGAAAGGACAAATTTGGAGTCTACACCAAAGTTAGTCAGTATCTTGAGTGGATCCAGCACCATATAAATGAGATGTCAGCTTATTTGAAAGGTTGA